From Candidatus Woesearchaeota archaeon:
GACTTCATCCTTATTTACATTCGGATGATACCTTATCCCCCCTTTGGTAGGCCCCAGGATATCATTAAAGTGTACCCTTATTGCGGGAAATATCCCAACCGTGCCGTCATCCATCTCTATTACCAGGCTGGAGCTTAAGATTTCTTTGGGATTCTCAAGTATGCTGCAGACATCCTTGCTTATATTCACATATTCATATGCCTTTCTTATCTGCTTAAGGGCATTACTAAATATCTTGCCTTCATATTCTTTACTATGCCTTGAAAATACCATTTTAAAGATACGGGTTTTTCTTTATTGAATCAAGCTCCTGCTTGAAAATATCATAATGCTCTTTCTCGAATTCAGCTAATTTATTGAAAATTTCCCTGCATTTTTCATTGTCTGTAACACTCTCCAGTTCCCTGTAGAACTGGTAAGCCCTGTCTTCAAATTCCACTATTGTTATCAGCGCATTAAGGTAATTTTTAGTTGCCTCTTCCTTTGTCTTATCTCTGATTTCAGTTATCTCTTCAGGATTCAGAGCTTCCAGTTCAGCAGTTTCTGCATCTAATTCCTGGTTTTCGGCAAAATTATCCCTCAATTTCTTCACAAAAACAAGGTGATTGTTCTCTTCCCTTACCATTCTCTCGAATATCAGCTTTGAATACTGGCTTTCCGCCTCAGCAGCATATTTCCTGTACATACTGCAGCTCTCTTCTTCCAGCTTCACAGCCTCATTAAGGTGCTTCATCATCTCATGTTTTATTTGTGCCATTTTCCACAAATATATAATCTGCTGTCATTTTTAAATATTCCTAATTGAATGAATAAAATATGACTGAAAAGTTAATTGCTCCGGCGCAGCATGGCTTGCCTGATTAATTTTGTCCGCAGAATAACCATAAACTATTTATATTCATTATGTTATTGGAATTTTAAAATGGTAATTGATAAATCCAATATGAAGCAGATTCTTACAGACTTTCCAAAACAATGCAGGGAAGCGCTTGCACTTGCCAAAGGCATAAAGGCTGCTGATTTCAATAAGATAGTGGTTTGCGGAATGGGCGGCTCAGCCATAGGGGGGAGCATATTAAAAGCATTCTTAGCAGAAGCCGGCCTGCCTGTATATGTGATAAGGGACTACGATATTTCCGAAAACATAGACAAGAAAACGCTTGTCTTCGCCATAAGCTATTCAGGCAATACAGAGGAAACACTAAGCGCCCTCACTAAGGCAAAAAATAAAGGCGCTAAAACAATAGCTATTACATCAGGGGGAAAGCTCATAGACCTGGCCGACACCATAATTAAAGTGCCTGCAGGACTGCAGCCGAGAAACGCGATAGCTTACCTTTTCTTCCCTATAATAGGTGTGCTCTATAATTCAGGAATAGTCGATGTTAAAAATAAAGACCTCAATGAAATGATTAAGATCATATCTGACACTGAATATTTTGATGAAAAAGGCAGGGAGCTTGCAAAGAAGATAAAAGACAAAACGCCGGTAATATACAGTTCTGCAAGAATGGAGCCGTGTGCATACCGCTTCAAATCTGAAATAAATGAAAACGCAAAACATCCCGCTTTCCACAATGTCTTTCCTGAGCTGTGCCACAATGAGCTTGAAGGCTATTCCAGCATGGAAAGGAGCGGGTTCATAGTGATTATGATAAGGGACAGCGGCGATCATGAGAGAATAAAGAAAAAGATGGATATCTGCAAAAGCCTGTTTGAACATACTGTAGACGTAGAAGAAATCACTACAATGGGAAATTCCCTGCTTGCGCGCATGTTTTCAGCGATATACATAGGGGACTGGACAAGCTACCATCTTGCACTATGGAAAAGGCAGGATCCCACTCCTGTCCACATCATAGAAAACCTGAAAAAATCACTGAAAGAATGAAAATAATGATCATTTTACTGGCTTTATTCTTGTTTTTATATGGCTGTGATACTATAGTATGCGAACAGCCTTACATGCAGGTAGGCAGTGAATGCTGCCTGGACAAAGACAATAATAAGATATGCGACAGTGATGAAGCAATAAATGGTGAAACAAATATGGTTATAACTGAAAAAGAGCCCAAGATAATAGAGAAGGAAGTCAAAAAGTATGTATGCTGGAACGGCCTTGTCGTTGACTCTCCAGAAAAGTGCCCGAAAAAGGAGGAGAAGGAAGATGAGGAAGCCGGCCGGAAAATCAGCATCCCTTCATTAGAAAAACAAAACGAAAGGGGCACAGTGATAAAAAATGTAAATTTAACTCCCGCATGCCCTAATGGAGTGAGGGGAGGGAGGGTATATTACAAAGTAGGCACAGTTCCCGACGAAATGGTTTTTGAGCTCAAGGAAGCCGGAAAAAAATACAGGGAAGTATACAGAAGAGACGGCTTATATGAGGGGGATGTATATTTCGCTGTCTGCGAAAAGTGCTCGGGAAACCAGATAGAGTTCAGGGTTGAGGAAGGCAAAGCCTACATCTTCAGGATAATGTTCAACCAGAGCACAGTGTATAGCAGGATAGAGTACAGCAATGAGCATCTTATAGACACAAGAGAAGGCTCTGGCTACATGCTTAAAGTCTGTTGAGTATGCAAATTCTTTTATATTTTATATGATTTCTTTTTTCTATGATCCTAAAGAGCATCAGGCTTCATAACATAAGAAGCTATTCTATGCAGAAAATCGATTTTCCGATTGGCTCTGTCCTGCTTGCAGGAGACATCGGAACAGGAAAATCAACAATACTTCTTGCTATAGAGTTTGCGTTATTCGGCCTCAAGGCGGGAGAACTGTCCGGTTCTGCCCTGCTGAGGCATGGCTGCAGGGAAGGCAGCGTTGAGATACAGTTCAGCATAGGGAAAAAAGAAATAACAGCAAAAAGGACATTGAAGAGGACAAAGGACAGGATAGGCCAGAGCGCAGGCTATATAATCGAGAACAGTGTGAAGACAGATCTCATGCCCAAAGAGCTGAGGGCAAGAATCCTTGAAATATTGAATTACCCATCGGGCCTTATATCAAAGAGCCAGGATCTGATTTACAGGTTTACTGTATACACTCCGCAGGAGGAGATGAAAAGGATCATATACGAAAACAAGGACTCGAGGCTTGACACATTAAGGAAAGTTTTTAATATCGACAAATACAAAAGGATTAAAGAGAACATTATAATTTATTCTAAGTTCCTTAAAGAGAGGAAAAACAGGCTTGAGGGAAAAATATCTGATTTAGGGCAGAAAAAAGCTAAGAAAAGGCAGCTCTCAGAACAAAAAAAGGAGTTGAAAGGAAAAGAGGACAAAGCTTCGGAAAGCCTCAAAGCTGCTAAAGAGGAAACCAAAGCAAAGAAAATACAGATGGCAGGGCTCGAAGAGGAAATAAAAGAGTTCAACAGGAGAAAAAAAGAGTTCGAGCTGTTGGGGCTGGAGCTTAAGAATATAGTCGAAAAGAGGGAAGCAGACAGGAGGGAGATAGCGGAAACAGAACAGGCCCTGAAGAAATTAGGCGATGAATTAGATAAATTGGAGGATATTTCCGAGATAAATAGGCTATACGCGGAAAAAGAAAAGTCAGTCTCTGAGAAGGAGAAAGAGCTCGCAGCAATTAGGAATGAAAAGTCACAGCTCAGCGGCCAAAGCAGCCACATAAGAGGCCAGGTTGAGAAAATAAAGAGCCTTGAAAAGTGCCCGCTGTGCCTCCAGAAAGTGCCGCATGA
This genomic window contains:
- a CDS encoding DUF2202 domain-containing protein → MAQIKHEMMKHLNEAVKLEEESCSMYRKYAAEAESQYSKLIFERMVREENNHLVFVKKLRDNFAENQELDAETAELEALNPEEITEIRDKTKEEATKNYLNALITIVEFEDRAYQFYRELESVTDNEKCREIFNKLAEFEKEHYDIFKQELDSIKKNPYL
- a CDS encoding bifunctional phosphoglucose/phosphomannose isomerase, translated to MACLINFVRRITINYLYSLCYWNFKMVIDKSNMKQILTDFPKQCREALALAKGIKAADFNKIVVCGMGGSAIGGSILKAFLAEAGLPVYVIRDYDISENIDKKTLVFAISYSGNTEETLSALTKAKNKGAKTIAITSGGKLIDLADTIIKVPAGLQPRNAIAYLFFPIIGVLYNSGIVDVKNKDLNEMIKIISDTEYFDEKGRELAKKIKDKTPVIYSSARMEPCAYRFKSEINENAKHPAFHNVFPELCHNELEGYSSMERSGFIVIMIRDSGDHERIKKKMDICKSLFEHTVDVEEITTMGNSLLARMFSAIYIGDWTSYHLALWKRQDPTPVHIIENLKKSLKE